Proteins found in one Oribacterium sp. oral taxon 102 genomic segment:
- the polA gene encoding DNA polymerase I encodes MKDKLLLIDGHSILSRAFYGIPELNNSQGIHTNAVYGFLNILLKGLETEEADHLAVAFDLHHPTFRHALYPEYKGTRKPMPEELREQVPLMQELLRSMRIPILTMQGYEADDILGTIAKRMQAEGREVTIISGDRDLLQLADEHIKISIPKTVRGQTEVCHYFPAEVKAEWGVSPMEFIDWKALAGDSSDNIPGVAGFGDKTASWIIAHYHSIENAREHALDAEFRVPRKPKAGQMLLENWDIAALSKTLATIHTDVPIDFCYEDAAVRDMFNADSRTLVRRLELKTLLKRFEESALPTEQGSVSGIEPELFKEVTDPYIARVVFRDAEKSGAAGFCLRPEEDTENPFEKTTVLYFVLEGKRCYRFHGFDFREQLSRLSETTTLYTLNLKDQLHILELPREAKLHDLALCAYLINPLKDSYSYEDLARDFLDETLPTEKELSDKTDAGKYTAAVALLSHEAVFRRLRELESLSLYEEIERPLLRTLYDMEKEGVRVDREALVRYGKELSDGIERLRTQIYAECGEEFNINSTQQLGRILFEKMGLPGGRKTKTGYSTAADVLEKLSEEYRIVDDILQYRTYTKLNSTYAQGLLGCISEDGRIHGQFNQTVTATGRISSTEPNLQNIPIRTEMGRRFRQVFVPKPGCIFLDADYSQVELRILASLSGDEKLIAAYRNADDIHAVTASQVFHVPLSEVTPQLRRNAKAVNFGIVYGISAFGLSEGLSISRQEAKEYIERYFETYPAVKRYLDGEVAYAREHGFVKTLFGRRRPVPDIHASNFLRRSFSERVAMNSPIQGTAADIMKKAMNAVNQALREEGLRARIVLQVHDELLLETPVEEAERVEALLVEKMQGAAVLRVQLAATAARGENWEEAH; translated from the coding sequence ATGAAGGACAAACTTTTATTGATCGACGGGCACAGCATCCTTTCCCGTGCCTTTTACGGCATTCCGGAGCTGAATAACTCGCAGGGCATCCATACCAACGCGGTCTATGGCTTCCTGAATATTCTTTTGAAGGGACTGGAGACGGAGGAGGCGGATCACCTCGCCGTCGCCTTCGACCTGCATCACCCGACCTTCCGACACGCGCTTTACCCGGAGTACAAGGGGACGCGGAAGCCGATGCCGGAGGAGCTCAGGGAGCAGGTTCCGCTGATGCAGGAGCTGCTCCGCAGCATGCGGATTCCGATTCTGACCATGCAGGGCTACGAGGCGGACGATATTCTCGGGACGATCGCGAAGCGGATGCAGGCAGAGGGCAGGGAGGTCACCATCATTTCCGGAGACAGGGATCTCCTGCAGCTCGCGGACGAGCACATCAAGATCAGCATCCCGAAGACCGTGAGGGGACAGACGGAGGTCTGCCATTATTTTCCTGCGGAGGTGAAGGCGGAATGGGGCGTCAGCCCGATGGAATTCATTGACTGGAAAGCGCTGGCGGGAGACAGCAGCGACAATATTCCGGGGGTCGCCGGCTTCGGAGACAAGACGGCGAGCTGGATCATAGCGCATTATCACAGCATTGAAAATGCAAGGGAGCATGCGCTGGATGCGGAGTTCAGGGTGCCGCGCAAGCCGAAGGCAGGGCAGATGCTCCTTGAAAACTGGGACATCGCGGCACTCTCCAAGACGCTCGCGACGATTCATACGGATGTGCCGATCGACTTTTGCTATGAGGACGCTGCGGTCAGGGATATGTTCAATGCCGATTCGCGCACGCTGGTGCGGCGTCTCGAGCTGAAAACGCTCCTGAAGCGCTTCGAGGAGAGCGCGCTCCCTACAGAGCAGGGCAGCGTGTCCGGCATCGAGCCGGAGCTCTTTAAGGAGGTCACAGATCCTTATATCGCGAGGGTTGTCTTCCGGGATGCGGAGAAGTCCGGCGCAGCGGGCTTCTGCCTGCGCCCTGAGGAGGACACGGAGAATCCGTTTGAGAAGACAACGGTGCTTTATTTCGTGCTGGAGGGGAAGCGCTGCTACCGTTTTCACGGCTTTGACTTCAGGGAGCAGCTCTCCCGTCTCTCCGAGACGACGACACTTTATACGCTCAATCTGAAGGATCAGCTGCATATTCTGGAGCTTCCGCGGGAGGCGAAGTTGCACGACCTCGCGCTCTGTGCCTACCTGATCAATCCGCTGAAGGACAGCTACAGCTATGAGGATCTCGCAAGAGATTTTCTGGATGAGACGCTCCCGACGGAAAAGGAGCTTTCCGACAAGACGGATGCAGGGAAATATACGGCGGCAGTGGCTCTATTAAGTCATGAGGCAGTATTCCGCCGGCTTCGCGAGCTGGAGAGTCTCTCTCTCTACGAGGAGATCGAGCGGCCGCTGCTCCGCACGCTTTACGATATGGAGAAGGAGGGCGTACGCGTAGATCGTGAAGCGCTGGTGCGTTACGGGAAAGAGCTCTCCGACGGAATCGAGCGGCTGCGCACGCAGATCTATGCGGAATGCGGGGAGGAATTCAATATCAACTCGACACAGCAGCTCGGACGGATTCTCTTCGAGAAGATGGGGCTGCCGGGCGGACGGAAGACCAAGACCGGTTATTCCACTGCTGCGGATGTGCTGGAGAAGCTCTCGGAGGAGTACCGGATAGTCGATGACATTCTGCAGTACCGTACCTATACGAAGCTGAATTCCACTTACGCGCAGGGACTCCTCGGCTGTATTTCGGAGGACGGACGGATTCACGGGCAGTTCAATCAGACAGTGACGGCGACCGGCAGGATCTCCTCAACAGAGCCGAATTTACAGAATATCCCGATCCGTACGGAGATGGGGCGGCGTTTCCGGCAGGTTTTCGTCCCGAAGCCGGGCTGTATCTTTCTTGACGCGGATTATTCGCAGGTGGAGCTTCGTATTCTCGCCTCCCTGAGCGGGGATGAGAAGCTGATCGCCGCGTACCGCAATGCGGATGACATCCATGCCGTGACTGCCTCGCAGGTCTTTCATGTACCGCTCTCGGAGGTGACGCCGCAGCTCCGCCGGAACGCAAAGGCTGTCAACTTCGGCATTGTTTACGGAATCTCTGCCTTCGGACTCTCCGAGGGACTGAGTATCTCCCGGCAGGAGGCGAAGGAATATATAGAACGTTATTTCGAAACCTATCCGGCAGTCAAGCGCTATCTTGACGGAGAGGTCGCCTATGCCCGGGAGCATGGCTTCGTGAAGACGCTCTTCGGACGGCGGAGGCCGGTGCCGGACATTCACGCCTCAAACTTCCTGCGCCGCTCCTTCAGTGAGCGTGTAGCGATGAATTCGCCGATTCAGGGAACCGCCGCGGACATCATGAAAAAGGCGATGAACGCAGTGAATCAGGCACTCCGGGAGGAGGGACTTCGCGCACGGATCGTCCTGCAGGTGCATGACGAGCTGCTGCTGGAAACGCCGGTCGAGGAGGCAGAGCGGGTCGAGGCGCTGCTTGTGGAGAAAATGCAGGGCGCGGCGGTGCTTCGGGTGCAGCTCGCGGCGACCGCGGCGCGCGGAGAGAATTGGGAAGAAGCACACTGA
- the coaE gene encoding dephospho-CoA kinase (Dephospho-CoA kinase (CoaE) performs the final step in coenzyme A biosynthesis.), with protein MVIAVFGGIGAGKSMVLSILEEEFSMRVCRTDELAKSLYQPGTEVYRGLLALFGREIMEPETGALDRRRMAKQMFSDPALTEQVSRLVHPVVWGAVSERIADARESAYDLAVETALPTEEFLRCCDHRIFVSARRDLRLERLLRDRGYSRAEAEARLHAEEAERFLSFADIIIENSRTKEETINEIYQYFERLQRERELHRDGTDTYSGGCRRHDEGD; from the coding sequence ATGGTGATTGCGGTATTCGGCGGCATCGGAGCCGGGAAGAGCATGGTTCTTTCTATTCTGGAAGAGGAATTCTCCATGCGGGTCTGCCGGACAGATGAACTCGCAAAGTCCCTTTATCAGCCCGGGACGGAGGTATATCGTGGTCTGCTCGCGCTTTTCGGAAGAGAAATCATGGAGCCGGAGACGGGAGCGCTCGACCGCAGACGGATGGCAAAACAAATGTTTTCCGATCCGGCCCTGACAGAGCAGGTTTCCCGTCTGGTTCATCCCGTAGTCTGGGGAGCGGTCTCGGAGAGAATCGCGGATGCGCGGGAAAGCGCCTATGACCTCGCGGTAGAAACCGCGCTTCCGACAGAGGAATTTCTGCGGTGCTGCGATCACAGAATTTTTGTGTCCGCACGGCGGGATCTGCGGCTCGAACGTCTGCTCCGGGATCGCGGCTATTCCCGCGCGGAGGCGGAGGCACGGCTTCATGCGGAGGAGGCGGAGCGCTTTCTGAGCTTTGCCGACATTATCATTGAGAATTCAAGGACAAAAGAGGAAACCATAAATGAGATTTACCAGTATTTCGAGCGGCTCCAGCGGGAACGTGAGCTACATCGGGACGGAACGGACACATATTCTGGTGGATGCCGGCGTCACGATGAAGGCGATTAA
- a CDS encoding MBL fold metallo-hydrolase, producing MRFTSISSGSSGNVSYIGTERTHILVDAGVTMKAINEGLRTLELELSDIQGIFLTHEHIDHIKAIGAISRRYGIPIYGTLETLQELISGNGQKKLGELDRELLHPILPDAESRIGDLSVLPFSIDHDAANPVAYRVSDGVYSVAVATDMGHFDSYIEAHLRELDAMLIEANHDIAMLSSGPYPMALKRRILSDRGHLSNDNAGRLLDRVLHDRLRHIFLGHLSLENNQPELAKSTVEQEIDASESGYHSGDFEISVAKRDCVSELVVL from the coding sequence ATGAGATTTACCAGTATTTCGAGCGGCTCCAGCGGGAACGTGAGCTACATCGGGACGGAACGGACACATATTCTGGTGGATGCCGGCGTCACGATGAAGGCGATTAACGAGGGGCTTCGGACGCTGGAGCTGGAGCTCTCGGACATTCAGGGGATCTTCCTGACGCATGAGCACATCGACCATATCAAGGCGATCGGGGCGATATCGAGACGCTACGGCATCCCGATCTACGGGACGCTGGAAACCTTGCAGGAGCTGATCTCCGGGAATGGACAGAAAAAGCTCGGAGAGCTGGATCGGGAACTGCTGCATCCGATCCTTCCGGATGCGGAGAGTCGGATCGGAGATCTGTCCGTGCTGCCCTTTTCCATCGACCACGATGCAGCGAATCCGGTGGCGTACCGGGTGAGCGACGGCGTGTACAGCGTTGCGGTAGCGACGGACATGGGACATTTCGATTCCTATATCGAGGCGCATCTCCGGGAACTGGATGCGATGCTGATTGAGGCGAACCATGATATCGCCATGCTGAGCAGTGGACCCTATCCGATGGCGCTGAAGCGCCGTATTCTCTCAGATCGCGGTCACCTTTCCAATGACAATGCAGGACGGCTCCTGGATCGGGTGCTGCACGATCGGCTGCGCCACATCTTCCTCGGGCATCTCAGTCTGGAAAACAATCAGCCGGAGCTTGCGAAAAGCACGGTGGAGCAGGAGATCGACGCCTCGGAGAGCGGCTATCATAGCGGCGACTTCGAGATCAGTGTAGCGAAGCGGGATTGCGTATCGGAGCTCGTGGTGCTATAA
- a CDS encoding ACT domain-containing protein: MRKAIITVVGKDSVGIIARVCTFLSERNINILDISQTITGGYFNMMMIVDIAEARGEINLLSEALTELGEHIGVSIRIQLEEIFTMMHRI, translated from the coding sequence ATGAGAAAGGCGATCATTACTGTGGTGGGGAAGGATTCCGTAGGGATTATTGCGAGGGTCTGCACCTTCCTTTCCGAGAGGAATATCAACATTCTGGATATCTCTCAGACCATTACAGGCGGCTACTTTAATATGATGATGATTGTAGACATCGCGGAGGCGAGGGGAGAAATCAATCTGCTTTCGGAGGCGCTCACAGAGCTCGGGGAGCATATCGGCGTCAGCATCCGCATTCAGCTGGAGGAGATCTTCACGATGATGCATCGGATCTGA
- a CDS encoding PFL family protein, translating into MAAFEINSMEVLETNKMIEHNNLDVRTITMGISLLDCGAEDVDSFCGKIYRKITTKAKDLVAAGEQISKEYGVPIVNKRISVTPIAIAGAGACRSIEDFVKVAHTLDRAAHTVGVNFLGGFSSVCQKGMTAADELLIRAIPQALSETEIVCASVNLGSTKTGINMDAACLMGEVIKEAAYLSRDTDSSACAKLVVFCNAPDDNPFMAGAFHGVSEADCILNVGVSGPGVVRDALSHAENMDFEELSETIKRTAFKITRVGQLVAKEASRMLGVPFGIIDLSLAPTPAVGDSVADILEMMGLERAGAPGTTAALAMLNDQVKKGGIMASSSVGGLSGAFIPVSEDQGMIAAVSEGALTLEKLEAMTCVCSVGLDMIAIPGDTAAATISGMIADEAALGMVNQKTTAVRVIPAYGKTVGDTVNFGGLLGHAPVMRVNSFGCERFIRRKGRIPAPIHSFKN; encoded by the coding sequence ATGGCTGCATTTGAAATCAACTCTATGGAGGTGCTGGAAACCAACAAGATGATCGAGCACAACAATCTGGATGTGCGCACGATCACCATGGGGATCAGCCTTCTCGACTGCGGTGCGGAGGATGTGGACAGCTTCTGCGGGAAAATCTATCGGAAAATCACGACCAAGGCGAAGGATCTCGTTGCGGCAGGCGAACAGATCTCGAAGGAATACGGGGTTCCGATCGTAAATAAGAGGATCTCCGTCACGCCGATCGCGATCGCGGGGGCGGGCGCCTGCCGGAGCATCGAGGACTTCGTGAAGGTTGCGCACACGCTGGATCGGGCGGCGCATACGGTCGGGGTAAATTTCCTGGGAGGGTTTTCCTCAGTCTGCCAGAAGGGAATGACGGCGGCGGACGAGCTTTTGATACGGGCGATCCCGCAGGCACTTTCGGAGACAGAGATCGTCTGTGCGTCGGTAAACCTCGGCTCGACCAAGACCGGCATCAATATGGACGCAGCTTGTCTGATGGGGGAGGTCATCAAGGAAGCAGCGTATCTGAGCCGCGATACAGATTCCAGCGCCTGCGCGAAGCTCGTGGTCTTCTGCAATGCGCCGGACGACAATCCGTTCATGGCAGGCGCTTTTCACGGCGTTTCCGAGGCGGACTGCATTCTGAATGTCGGCGTTTCCGGTCCGGGCGTCGTCCGGGATGCCTTAAGCCATGCGGAGAATATGGATTTCGAGGAGCTTTCCGAAACAATCAAGAGAACGGCGTTTAAGATCACGAGAGTCGGACAGCTCGTGGCGAAGGAGGCATCCCGTATGCTCGGAGTTCCGTTCGGCATCATCGATCTCTCGCTCGCGCCGACCCCGGCAGTCGGCGATTCGGTCGCGGATATTCTGGAAATGATGGGTCTGGAGCGCGCCGGCGCGCCCGGTACGACCGCCGCGCTGGCGATGCTGAACGATCAGGTCAAAAAGGGAGGCATCATGGCATCCAGCTCCGTCGGCGGACTGTCCGGCGCATTTATTCCCGTGTCGGAGGATCAGGGGATGATTGCCGCGGTGTCGGAGGGTGCGCTGACGCTCGAGAAGCTGGAGGCGATGACCTGTGTCTGCTCGGTAGGACTCGATATGATCGCCATTCCGGGCGATACCGCTGCGGCGACGATTTCCGGCATGATCGCAGATGAGGCGGCGCTGGGAATGGTGAACCAGAAAACCACCGCGGTTCGGGTGATTCCCGCCTACGGCAAGACCGTCGGCGACACGGTTAACTTCGGCGGGCTTCTCGGACACGCGCCGGTTATGCGCGTGAATTCCTTCGGCTGCGAACGCTTCATTAGAAGGAAGGGGCGGATTCCCGCGCCGATTCATTCCTTTAAGAACTGA
- a CDS encoding nucleotidyltransferase family protein, translated as MYKGERVVGIIAEFNPFHEGHRYLIRYAKEKYQAKYVVIAMSGDFVQRGEPGFFSKYERTEKALRNGVDLVLQMPVLFSTASAEDFAACGVAMLEKAGIVDLLLFGSESGRIEPLEEAAAFLLREERGAAARSAFSRALRMRLREGQSFPAAREAAAREVEPGLSLSLCANDVLGVEYLKAMKRQNVGFSAAVLRRNQKLRSAHSIREGISESCGADCVHRCYAEADMLSDMLSYRLLELERDGISCMDFSDVSEELARGLRKQLFMRKTFRERATLLKSKNVTYSRVSRALLHILLDIRKDMVQRAREEGYVSFHRVLGVSQDGRALLGALQLPVLSSPARWEREAEGAGELQLRTDLFASRIYGMIYNTFYNDYTEKLRVL; from the coding sequence ATGTATAAAGGGGAGAGGGTCGTCGGCATCATCGCGGAATTCAACCCCTTCCATGAGGGACACCGGTATCTGATCCGTTATGCGAAGGAGAAATATCAGGCGAAATATGTCGTGATTGCCATGTCGGGCGATTTCGTGCAGCGGGGGGAGCCGGGCTTCTTCTCGAAATATGAGCGCACGGAGAAGGCGCTCCGAAACGGTGTGGATCTCGTGCTGCAGATGCCGGTGCTGTTTTCGACGGCCTCCGCAGAGGATTTCGCCGCCTGCGGTGTGGCGATGCTGGAAAAGGCAGGCATTGTGGATCTGCTCCTGTTCGGCTCGGAGTCCGGCAGGATAGAGCCGCTGGAGGAAGCGGCGGCGTTTCTTCTTAGGGAGGAACGGGGAGCTGCAGCGCGCTCTGCCTTTTCCCGCGCCCTTCGGATGAGGCTTCGGGAGGGGCAGAGCTTCCCTGCGGCGCGGGAGGCTGCGGCGCGGGAAGTCGAGCCGGGGCTCTCGCTGTCCCTCTGTGCGAACGATGTGCTGGGCGTGGAGTATCTGAAGGCGATGAAACGGCAGAATGTCGGCTTTTCCGCTGCCGTGCTGCGCCGGAACCAGAAGCTTCGGAGCGCGCACTCGATCCGGGAGGGAATTTCGGAGAGCTGCGGCGCAGACTGCGTGCATCGCTGTTATGCGGAGGCTGATATGCTCTCAGATATGCTTTCCTATCGTCTGCTGGAGCTGGAAAGGGACGGGATTTCCTGCATGGACTTCTCCGATGTCTCGGAGGAGCTCGCGCGGGGACTGCGGAAGCAGCTCTTCATGCGAAAAACCTTTCGGGAACGTGCCACTTTGCTTAAGAGTAAAAATGTCACCTACTCCAGAGTTTCCAGAGCACTGCTGCATATCCTTTTGGATATCCGTAAGGACATGGTGCAGAGGGCAAGGGAGGAGGGCTATGTCAGCTTCCACCGGGTACTCGGTGTTTCCCAGGACGGGCGTGCGCTGCTGGGCGCACTGCAACTCCCGGTGCTCTCCTCTCCGGCACGTTGGGAGAGGGAAGCGGAGGGTGCGGGAGAGCTGCAGCTTCGCACAGATCTCTTCGCGAGCCGTATCTATGGGATGATTTACAATACTTTTTATAACGATTATACAGAAAAGTTGCGTGTCCTTTGA
- a CDS encoding cyclic-di-AMP receptor, with amino-acid sequence MKLIYAIIRNDNEDDVTSALMRGHFQVTKLATTGGFLRKGNTTLMIAVEDTETERCIDTIKQQCGKRQKITVNMPYVSGTSMMNYTTMPMQVEIGGATIMVVPLERFEKY; translated from the coding sequence ATGAAACTGATTTATGCCATCATTCGAAATGACAACGAGGACGACGTAACTTCCGCGCTGATGAGGGGGCATTTTCAGGTGACCAAGCTTGCGACGACCGGCGGCTTCCTCCGAAAGGGCAATACGACCCTGATGATCGCCGTAGAGGATACGGAGACGGAGCGCTGCATCGATACGATCAAGCAGCAATGCGGGAAGCGCCAGAAGATCACCGTAAATATGCCCTATGTTTCCGGGACATCGATGATGAACTATACGACGATGCCGATGCAGGTCGAGATCGGAGGCGCAACGATCATGGTAGTGCCGCTGGAGCGCTTCGAGAAATACTGA
- the pta gene encoding phosphate acetyltransferase — translation MAFIDDVKANAKSRMKTIVLPESEDRRTLVAVDQILKEGFAKVILLGNPEKVKADAKAWGAEITGAEIVDPASSDRLDSYVAELVELRKKKGMTEEEARKILTSSNTYFGVMMVKKGDADGLVSGACHSTADTLRPSLQILKTKPGTKLVSAFFIINVPNCEYGENGTFVFSDCGLNQNPTAEELAAIAESSAESFRFLVGKEPKVAMLSYSTKGSAKHDDVTKVQEATRIAQEANPELLLDGELQLDAALVASVAALKAPGSKVAGHANTLIFPNLDAGNIGYKLVQRLGKAEAYGPMTQGIAAPVNDLSRGCSAEDIVGVVAITAVQCQLYG, via the coding sequence ATGGCTTTTATTGATGACGTGAAAGCAAATGCGAAGAGCAGGATGAAGACGATCGTGCTTCCGGAGTCCGAGGACAGGAGGACGCTGGTCGCGGTGGATCAGATCCTGAAGGAGGGCTTTGCGAAAGTAATTCTTTTGGGAAATCCGGAGAAGGTGAAGGCGGATGCCAAGGCATGGGGTGCGGAGATCACGGGCGCGGAGATCGTGGATCCGGCGAGCTCCGACAGGCTGGACAGCTATGTCGCGGAGCTTGTCGAGCTTCGGAAGAAGAAGGGCATGACCGAGGAGGAGGCACGGAAGATCCTGACGAGCTCCAATACCTATTTCGGCGTGATGATGGTGAAGAAGGGAGATGCGGACGGACTGGTGTCCGGCGCCTGCCATTCCACCGCGGATACGCTGCGTCCCTCTCTCCAGATCCTGAAGACCAAGCCGGGCACCAAGCTGGTTTCTGCCTTCTTTATCATCAATGTGCCGAACTGCGAGTACGGGGAGAACGGAACCTTCGTCTTCTCGGACTGCGGGCTGAATCAGAATCCGACCGCGGAGGAGCTTGCGGCGATCGCCGAGTCCTCCGCCGAGTCGTTCCGCTTCCTGGTGGGCAAGGAGCCGAAGGTCGCGATGCTTTCCTACTCTACCAAGGGCTCGGCGAAGCATGACGATGTGACGAAGGTGCAGGAGGCGACGCGGATCGCGCAGGAGGCGAATCCGGAGCTCCTGCTGGACGGAGAGCTCCAGCTCGACGCTGCGCTTGTAGCGTCCGTGGCAGCGCTCAAGGCGCCGGGCTCCAAGGTGGCGGGGCATGCCAATACCCTGATTTTCCCGAATCTCGATGCGGGAAATATCGGCTATAAGCTGGTACAGAGACTCGGCAAGGCGGAGGCCTACGGTCCGATGACGCAGGGCATCGCCGCACCGGTCAACGACCTTTCCCGCGGCTGCTCCGCAGAGGATATTGTCGGCGTCGTAGCGATCACGGCGGTACAGTGTCAGCTCTACGGTTGA
- a CDS encoding acetate kinase yields MKILVINCGSSSLKYQLIDMEKEAVLAKGLCERIGIDGSKLTHKAEGKEDFVNETPMPDHSVAVKLVFDALTDSAHGVVQSVDEISAIGHRVLHGGTKFTESIVVTDEVKKVIRECFDLGPLHNPANLMGIEACEKVVPGKKNVAVFDTTFGMGLPEKAYYYAIPTEYYEKYGIRRYGFHGTSHAFVSKETIRFGQLDPEKARVIVCHLGNGASISASIGGRAVDTSMGLTPLEGLIMGTRSGDIDAAVVQYIANHENKTVDEVLNILNKKSGVLGMSGVSSDFRDVENAAREGNHMAEVALDAFRYRVAKYIGAYAAAMNGVDAIAFTAGVGENDKVTRKLVCEQYLSFLGVKIDDERNNVRGEERLISADDSSVKVFLIPTNEELAIARDTLRLI; encoded by the coding sequence ATGAAGATTTTAGTCATCAACTGCGGTTCCTCTTCTTTAAAATACCAGCTCATCGATATGGAAAAGGAGGCGGTTCTGGCAAAGGGACTCTGCGAGAGGATCGGGATCGACGGCTCCAAGCTGACGCACAAGGCGGAGGGCAAGGAGGATTTCGTGAATGAAACGCCGATGCCGGATCATTCCGTAGCAGTCAAGCTCGTATTCGACGCGCTGACCGACAGCGCGCACGGTGTGGTACAGTCTGTAGACGAGATCAGCGCGATCGGTCACCGGGTCCTGCATGGCGGAACCAAGTTTACTGAGTCAATCGTTGTAACGGATGAAGTGAAGAAGGTGATCCGTGAGTGCTTCGACCTCGGGCCCCTCCACAATCCGGCGAACCTGATGGGGATCGAAGCCTGCGAGAAGGTGGTTCCGGGCAAGAAGAACGTCGCCGTATTTGATACCACCTTCGGGATGGGACTGCCGGAGAAGGCATACTATTATGCGATTCCGACCGAATACTATGAGAAGTACGGCATCCGCCGCTACGGCTTCCACGGTACCAGCCACGCATTCGTTTCCAAGGAGACCATCCGTTTCGGACAGCTTGATCCGGAGAAGGCGAGGGTGATCGTCTGCCACCTCGGAAACGGCGCTTCCATCTCCGCCTCCATCGGCGGCAGAGCGGTGGATACCTCCATGGGACTGACCCCGCTTGAGGGACTGATCATGGGAACCCGTTCCGGCGATATCGATGCGGCAGTGGTGCAGTATATTGCGAACCATGAGAATAAGACGGTGGATGAGGTGCTGAATATCCTCAACAAGAAGTCCGGCGTGCTCGGTATGTCCGGCGTATCCTCCGACTTCCGCGATGTGGAGAATGCTGCCAGAGAGGGCAATCATATGGCAGAGGTCGCGCTTGACGCGTTCCGCTACAGAGTGGCGAAGTACATCGGCGCGTATGCAGCTGCCATGAACGGCGTGGATGCGATCGCCTTCACCGCCGGCGTGGGCGAGAACGATAAGGTGACGAGAAAGCTGGTCTGCGAGCAGTACCTCTCCTTCCTCGGCGTGAAGATCGACGACGAGCGGAACAATGTCCGCGGCGAAGAGAGACTGATTTCCGCCGACGATTCCTCCGTGAAGGTCTTCCTGATCCCGACGAACGAGGAGCTGGCGATCGCGAGAGATACGCTGCGGCTGATCTGA
- the rpmF gene encoding 50S ribosomal protein L32 has translation MSICPKNKSSKAHRDSRRANWKMGAVNLVKCAKCGALVMPHRVCKACGSYNKREIVKVED, from the coding sequence ATGTCTATTTGTCCAAAGAACAAATCATCCAAGGCGCATAGAGACAGCAGAAGAGCGAACTGGAAGATGGGTGCTGTAAACCTGGTGAAGTGCGCAAAGTGCGGCGCTTTGGTTATGCCTCATAGAGTCTGCAAGGCCTGCGGTTCTTACAATAAGAGAGAAATCGTCAAGGTTGAGGATTGA